Genomic window (Calditrichota bacterium):
CAGCTACCTCCTGTTTCAGTTCGTTGAGCGCGGCGCCGAACGCCTTCCGGTCCTCTGGCGGAATCTCATTCATCCGGTCGAATTGCGTCGAAATCAAACCCTTACGTCCAAGCCAGGCGATCTTGAGCGTCTCCACCCCCGAAGCATCGGCAATAGCCGTCGCATCGGTTTCAAACTGCGCCTTCAAAGGGCTGAGGTCGATCATCAGAACATCCCCGGCAATCCGCCGGTCGCCTTCGACATCAACGCTTCAGCACGCTTCGCAGCCTCCCCGTGCGCCTGATTGACCGCGGCCAGAATCAGGTCCTCGAGGGTCTCGACATCACTCGGATCGACCGCCGCCGGATCGATCTTTATCGTCAAGAGGTCGTGCTTGCCATTGACCTTGGCAACCACCGCGCCGCCGCCAGCCGAGCCTTCGGCTTCAAGCAACGCAATCTCCTCTTGGGCGCGCGCAATGTTCGCCTGCGCTTTCTGCGCCTCTTTAAGGAGTTTCTGCATGTTGCCCATCCCTCCCATCCCGCCTCCGAATCCACCTTTCAAGTGAATATCTCCCTGTTT
Coding sequences:
- a CDS encoding YbaB/EbfC family nucleoid-associated protein, whose protein sequence is MICTIKWHSLLHRKQKRTKQGDIHLKGGFGGGMGGMGNMQKLLKEAQKAQANIARAQEEIALLEAEGSAGGGAVVAKVNGKHDLLTIKIDPAAVDPSDVETLEDLILAAVNQAHGEAAKRAEALMSKATGGLPGMF